The Opisthocomus hoazin isolate bOpiHoa1 chromosome 30, bOpiHoa1.hap1, whole genome shotgun sequence genome has a window encoding:
- the PLEKHO1 gene encoding pleckstrin homology domain-containing family O member 1 — protein sequence MMKKNNSAKRGHQDGNQQSLQPEKVGWVRKFCGKGIFREIWKNRYVVLKGDQLYISEKEVKDEKNIQEMFDLSDYEKCEELRKSKSRSKKNHSKFTLAHSRQPGNTAPNLIFLAVSPEEKESWINALNSAITRAKNRILDEVTVEEDSYLAHPTRDRAKIQHSRRPPTRGHLMAVASTSTSDGMLTLDLIQEEDASPEDHSTCEASFRVDLDKSVAHLTAGRRRSDSENVKSSEKGRTGSLPRREVTSWDRSGQRNESFDKGTMYTPQVPKKLSHSEKNKCASMEEILSRRDSSTHRAVLRRGLEAQFASAEPEQLSRIQELVALKLEKTQELLTEVKGYGEGKRKTKDSNTSTTTTTTSSSSSTSKSDSERILQESERLLGEASSTWSQAKRVLQEIKELRDLYKQFELQQSDSKPRQSSQSQYRKSMM from the exons GGGCACCAGGATGGAAACCAGCAATCTCTGCAGCCAGAGAAGGTCGGCTGGGTGCGGAAATTTTGCGGGAAAGGCATTTTTAGGGAAATCTGGAAAAACCGTTATGTGGTTTTGAAGGGAGATCAGCTTTACATCTCGGAGAAGGAG gtaaaagatgaaaaaaacataCAGGAAATGTTTGACCTGAGCGATTATGAGAAATGTGAAGAGCTCAGGAAGtccaaaagcagaagcaaaaagaacCACAGCAAATTCACCCTCGCCCACTCCAGACAGCCGGGGAACACG GCACCAAATCTGATCTTCCTGGCTGTGAGTCCAGAAGAGAAAGAGTCCTGGATTAATGCCCTCAACTCTGCAATCACACGGGCTAAAAACCGCATCTTAGATGAG GTTACTGTTGAAGAGGACAGCTACCTCGCCCACCCAACACGTGACAGAGCAAAAATACAGCACTCCCGACGCCCTCCAACACGGGGACACTTGATGGCTGTG GCATCTACCTCAACCTCTGATGGCATGCTGACACTCGACCTGATCCAGGAGGAAGACGCCTCTCCAGAGGATCACAGTACCTGCGAAGCGAGTTTCCGGGTGGATCTGGATAAGTCAGTGGCACATCTTACTGCTGGCCGGCGCCGGTCGGATTCGGAGAACGTCAAGTCATCAGAGAAAGGCCGGACAGGGAGCCTCCCGAGACGGGAGGTGACCTCATGGGACAGATCTGGGCAGCGCAATGAGTCCTTTGACAAAGGGACCATGTACACACCACAGGTCCCCAAAAAGCTATCGCACTCAGAAAAGAATAAATGTGCCTCCATGGAAGAAATTCTGTCTCGACGGGACTCTTCCACGCACCGGGCGGTgctgaggaggggactggaggcTCAGTTTGCCTCAGCAGAACCAGAGCAGCTGTCGCGGATACAAGAACTGGTTGCACTGAAACTGGAAAAAACTCAGGAACTGCTGACGGAGGTGAAGGGCTACGGGGAAGGCAAGAGAAAGACCAAGGATtccaacaccagcaccaccaccaccaccacctcttcttCCTCATCAACTTCCAAGTCAGACTCTGAAAGGATCCTGCAGGAATCTGAGAGGTTGCTGGGGGAGGCTTCCTCCACCTGGAGCCAGGCCAAGAGGGTGTTGCAGGAGATCAAAGAGTTGAGGGACCTGTACAAACAGTTTGAACTGCAGCAGTCGGACTCAAAGCCCAGACAGAGCTCACAGTCTCAGTACAGGAAGAGCATGATGTGA